Below is a genomic region from Cotesia glomerata isolate CgM1 linkage group LG5, MPM_Cglom_v2.3, whole genome shotgun sequence.
CCAAAGACAGAGCGAAAAATTAAGCGTGTTTATGTACTTAcggagagagagagagagagaaagataTTTGAAGAAAGAGAGGAAAAGTTAAACTGGCTGGAAAAGGTGGGGGAGGAGAAATGGATAGAGCTAAAAAAAAGAGTGAAAGAGTGTATGTTGATTAAGAAAAGAAAGCCTAAAGAGAAAGGAAGAGAAGAATGGTGGGACGAGGAGTGTAAAAGATTGAGAAGGAGACTGAACAGGGAAGGAAAGAAAAGGAAGGGGATGGAGACGTTGAAaaagctaagaaaaaaatatagagaACTGAACGAAAAGAAAAGGAAAAAATGGAAAGAAAAATAAGgaagattaaaaatgaaagagaCGCATGGGAATTTATTGGGAGAGACTGGAAGAAAAGAGAAAATATTACAGAAAAGTTCGAGATAGAAGAATGGAGAGAACCCTTTATGAAAGAATTAGGAGGAGTGGAGAAGAGACCTGAAGGATTAAGGAAGAGAGGAGGCGAAGAAGACACAGAACTAGACAGTGAACCATCAGACGAAGAAATAGACAAGCAGATAAGAAGGTTGAAAAAGGGCAAAGCGGAGGGAAGTGATGGAATAAAGAATGATGCATGGGTATATGGCAGAGGCAATATCAGACAGAGACTGAGAGAGATTATAAAAGAGGTATGGAGAGGGGAGTATTTCCCAGAGGATTGGAGGGAGGGAATCATTACACCGGTCTTTAAAAAAGGGGAGAAGGacaacttaaaaaactatagGGGGATTACGCTAACAAACACGGCATGTAAGGTATACGCGGGTGTTTTGTCGAAAACGATCCAATGCGGATTATTCTCgtaattcaagtttttaaaaaataaagaggataaggtttgaaaaataattaatgcgTGATTTTTGGGGGAacacaacaaataaatttattggccCCAGAGGAGGAAAACTCAGCAGTGCTGAGAAAAAACCTCCTCGAAGTAGTGTACAAGTATGTGTGTgaatgtgtatgtgtgtaaatAATTTGTGTTTCGGAAACACAATAGGGGTGAGCTCAACCGCCTTCAGGTAATTCAACAGTAGGAAttagcaaaaataaatatgctaGCGTAGGAGCTAGTTGATTTCAATTATTAGTTAGAAACTAGTTAATTGATCGCAGAACACTAGTGTAGGAACTAGCTAGATAATTCGATAGTATTTATCGAATGTTAATTGATCGTAAAATACTAGTGTAGTAACTAGCTAGATAATTCGATAGTATTTATCGAATGTTAATTGAAATGATTTTCattagttgtaaaaattagtcaatattgattgaatctattatttaataaagcaaatatatttaattatgaattaaacAAAGCCGCGTGGCTGATGCAATAATTTTCTACGACGCAATTAATGGCCGCGTGGCGTCACAATTGCAATCACGTTAAAACTGATGCTAATAATTCACGAAACTCTTTAATTTGAAGTTAATTGAGTTAATCAACTGATttgatatttaagaaaattagaattcttaagaatgtaattaatttattcgttTTTAAGCAAAGTGCGCAGTAGCAGTGTAATGATCAGAGAATTTTGACACAGAGTAGTCGTACTAGTACAAGCGTCCAAGCACAACTGTCCGTTGCTTCTCTCCCGCTTTCCATATCGCGCATTAGCAACAGCCATATTGGAATACGAACTGCTACGAAATTGAGCGTAAGCCCGAAGGCGCAGCTCATGTACTGAGTTGACTATACGTTCGTTTATAATAGAGATTAGCTCTTAGTGAGCTTAGACTCTACCTTAGCTTGCAGCTAAACAGCGGGAATATTTAATGAGAGGGTGATAGAGTCTATAGAGAGGAAAAAAGGTTGGGAAGAAAATCAGGCAGGATTTAGAAGAGGGAGAGGATGCCAggataatatatttatcctGAGGCAGGCCATTGATAGGAGTATAAGAATGAGAGGAGAGGCAGCGTACGTCCTATTCCTAGATCTTAAGGGATCGTTTGACTACCTAGATAGGGGAATTATGTTGGATGCAATGGAAAAGATGGGAGTGGAGAAGggattaattgaaaaaataagaattataTACACGGAAACAAGGTGTCGAGTGAGAATAGGAGGAAAACTTTCGGAAGCGTTTTGGACAGGCAAAGGAGTGAGACAATGGTGCCCTCTAAGTCCGACACTGTTTAATATATATGTGGCGGACTTAGAAGGGTTTCTAAGAAGGAGGCAGACAGGAGGGTTAATAGCAGGGGGTAGTAAGATTTGGTCTCtggcatatgcagatgacacAGCGGTTGTGGCAAATAGCATAGCTGAGATGCAGAAAATGATGAAGACATGTGAGAGATACTTTGAAAGAAAAGAGTCAGAAGTGAATGTAGGAAAAAcgaaaatgatgaaattcaGTAAAGGAGGGGGGGAGGAAGGCAAAAGGAGAGAAAGTGGACATGGAAAGGAAAGGGTAAGAAAAGCAACACAGGAAATGGGGAATAGGGGAGAGAAAGTTTGGGGGATGGCTAAAGTGGAGAAAAATGCTATTCAATAGCATTATTGCAAGTATTGCGCTGTATGGGGAAGAAATATGGGGTTGGGAAGAGCAAAAGGAATTAGAAAGCCTACAGGAGCAGTATGGAAGATGGATAATGGGGGTAGGGAAGCAAGTTCCCGGGTACATTGTGAGAGAGGAACTAAAGCTAGAAAAAATGAAGGTAAAATCGGGATACAGGGCAATTAGGTTTGAAGAAAAGGTTATGATGGGGACAGATAGAGAACTGCTGAAAAAATGTGTAGAAGAGAAGGGAGGAAAAAATTGAGGGGGTAAGAGATGGGATGAAGGGAGGGACAAGTACATGAAGAGATGTGGATGGTCGAATACGGGACTGGAAGTAGAGTGGAGCAGAGGGGTGATGAGAGGTTTAGAGATGAGAAACAGGGACAGGGACGTCCAAAAGCAAGAAAGAAGGGCTAAAATAAGAACATCTAGGTTTAATAGTAGATTTGAGGAGTTAATAACAGAAGGAGAACCGAAATACTGAGGGGAGAGAGCTAGGTGGAAAACGATAGAGAGGAAAATGATAGCGAGGTTAAGATGTGGGAGTGAATGGAGAGGAAACTAGTATTGGATGGCCGATGAGGAAAAAAAGTGTAGATTATGTGGGAAGGAAATGGAAACTCTAGAACACGTAGCTAGGAGGTGTAGGAAAATGAGAGGATGGGAGGAATCGTTGGAGCCCTGGCAGATTCGTGGTCACGGTAAAATGATCGTGAAACGACGGTGAATGTACCGTGAATTCACAGTGTCAACAAATGATCGTCGAATGACCGTCACTTGACTATCGAACGGCCGTCATTTGACAGTGAACATTGAGTATCattgtgaaagtttttcactgttactttatgatttttattctgtatagtTATCATACTTTACTCTtcgaaaaaccaaatttttacttgacttctccgattttttacctaagtaaaaatcgtagatcatcgatcgatcgtctgtcatttgacagtcattcgaaaacatataaattgtgctgattatatttttatttttttattccattaaaaatactcaaagtgtataaaaagataggtaaatgaaaaattttcagtaaataatcgtgatgaaaaatttgaaaaaaatattaaattattgtaattttgtttatttcaaagtaaaatcataaaaaattaatcagattaCAGACAATCAACAGAGATCCAtcatttcaatacttttcataAGAGTTTATGgcttacaatagttgaatttttttcatagtctTAAATGAGATACCATAATACCTTttgattatgaaaatataataatcaatattgtttttttttttttagagacgaaaaactttaatttcaaaattatggaaaaattgtttgttatcaagaaaattattatgatatttttttttaacaatttaatttttagcaatttcttttccagatctttttttatacagttaataattttaccgTAATTTCGAAATTGAGAATTtcgtaatcatcaaaaatttgaatcatttattacgattattattttgaagtcatggaaaaaatataactttatttaagctatttttatctgtgcaatgcaaaaaaatgacttggttTTGATACCTTATGATGTGACTGAATCAAATGGTTCGTGCAGTGTCTTAGATAGCCTAGCTGGTAGAGTCTTGGGCGTGCGACCAGTTGAATCGGGTTCGAGTCTCGGTCTAGACTgtccgaaatatttttttttattttattgtccgtGACAGTA
It encodes:
- the LOC123264668 gene encoding uncharacterized protein LOC123264668, which translates into the protein MERKIRKIKNERDAWEFIGRDWKKRENITEKFEIEEWREPFMKELGGVEKRPEGLRKRGGEEDTELDSEPSDEESLQEQYGRWIMGVGKQVPGYIVREELKLEKMKVKSGYRAIRFEEKVMMGTDRELLKKCVEEKGGKN